The window TTGCTGACACGATTACTTACCTGCGCCAGCAGCAGCGCCATGTGTTTTATGATGCTGAGCACTGGTTTGATGGCTATCTCGCGAACCCCGACTACGCCCTGGCCACCCTGGAGACGGCCTATCAAGCGGGAGCGGAATGGCTGGTCTTGTGCGATACCAATGGCGGAATGTTGCCTCATCAAATTAGCGAGATTGTCCAGCAGGTGAAGGCTCGCTTCCCCGATGCCCAGATTGGCATTCATACCCACAACGACAGTGGCACAGCGGCGGCAAATGCGATTGCGGCGGTGCAGAGCGGGGCGCGCATGGTGCAGGGAACTATCAATGGCTACGGGGAGCGCTGCGGCAACGCCGATTTGTGTACCTTGATTCCCAACCTGCAACTGAAACTGAAGTACGACTGCATCAGGCCAGAGCAATTGACGCGCCTGGTGGAGGTGAGCCGGGCGGTGAGCGAGCGGGTGAATTTAGCGCCCGATGACCATGCGCCTTACGTGGGTGCGTCGGCCTTTGCCCACAAAGGAGGGGTGCATGTCAGCGCGGTGGGCAAAAATCCGGCCACCTACGAGCACATTCCCCCGGAGGTGGTGGGCAACCGGCGGCGGGTGGTGATTTCGGAACAGTCGGGTCTAAGCAACATCGTGGCCAAGGCGCGGGAGTTGGGATTGCCCCTCGACCGTTCCCATCCGGCGGCTAAAGAGGTGCTGCGGCGGTTGAAGGAACTGGAAGGCCAAGGCTATCAATTTGAAGCGGCGGAGGCGAGTTTTGAACTGCTGGTGCGGGAGGTGCTGGGGCAACGGCGGCCAGCGTTTGTCCTGCACGGGTTTCAGGTGCATTGTCAAACCCAGGCCCAGGGCAACGGCCACTGGAGTTCGTCGGTAGCGACGGTGAAGGTGGAAGTAGACGGGCAAGAATTGATTACGGCGGCGGAGGGAAACGGGCCGGTGTCGGCACTGGACAATGCCCTGCGACGGGCGCTGGTGAATTTTTATCCCCAGATTAAGGAGTTTCAGTTGAGTGATTACAAGGTGCGGGTGCTAGACGGACAATCGGGGTCGGCGGCGACTACGCGGGTGCTGGTGGAGTTTACCCACGGGACGCACCGTTGGACGACGGTAGGGGTTTCCACCAATATCATTGAGGCGTCGTATCAGGCGGTGGCGGAAGGGCTGGAGTATGGATTGAGCCGGCTGCGGGCGACGGCAATTTCCCAGGTGCAGAAAGTATAGGAAGAGGCCACAGGATCACTGACGGTCCCGCTTGCAGTTCGTTATGCTGGGGCAAAAGCCGAGAGCAGGCCATGGCAACAGGGTTTACGGTGCGGTTTTGGGGTGTGCGCGGGAGCATCCCCGTACCCGGTGCGGCAACAGTGCGTTACGGCGGCAATACCCCCTGCGTGGAGGTGCAAGCGGGTGGACAACGGTTAATTTTTGACGGCGGCACGGGACTGCGGGTGTTGGGCCAGACGCTGAAGCATCAAACCAACCTGGAGGCCCATCTCTTTTTTAGTCATTCCCACTGGGACCACATCCAGGGCTTTCCGTTTTTCACCCCTGCCTACCAGGCCGGCAATCGATTACACATCTACGGCCCCGCTGCGCACCAGGGCTATTCCATCAAACAGAGCTTGAGCAACCAGATGCTCGACCCCAATTTTCCCGTGCCGTTGCAAGTCATGCAGGCGGATTTGTCCTTCCACGACTTGCTGGCGGGTGATGTGGTCACGATTGGTGATGTAACTGTAGAGACAGGGAGTCTGAACCATCCCAACTACGCCCTGGGGTATCGGGTGACGTGGCGGGGCAAAACGGTGGTGTACGCCAGTGATACGGAGCATTATCCCGACCGGCTCGACCGCAGTGTCGTGCATCTGGCGCGCCAGGCCGATGTTTTGATTTACGACGCCAACTACACCGACGAGGAATACAACGACCCGGTGAATCCCCGGCGCGGTTGGGGCCATTCCACCTGGCAAGCGGGGGTCCAAGTCGCCAAGGCAGCCGGTGTGCGGCAATTGGTGCTGTTCCATCACGACGCCAACCACGACGACGACTTTTTGGACCAGGTCGAAGCTCAGGTGCGCCAAATCATGCCCAGCAGCGTCCTAGCACGGGAAGGAATGGTGTTGCAATTGCTCTAAATTGCTCGCTAAGCTGCTTGAGTTTCCTTGGGTCGCAGCAATGCCACGAACTGCTCCGGTTGACTGGGGGTGAGCAGCAATGGGAAACGCCCTGGCTGTTGCAACAACACCAGCCCATCCCAGCGCGAAACGTAGCACTCGACCCACCCCCGCCGTTGCGTCCAGAGCCAGCCAAAGCCCCCTAGAAACGGCCATTGCCGGCCCAATTCCTGGGTCAATTCCGCTGGGGTCACCCGTCGCACCTGACGCTCCGGTTGCAGGTCAATCCACCGCCGCCGCGTGGGGAACCGAATTTCCAAGCGGTTGTCCTCATGCACCACGAAGGCTGTGGGTCGCCAGCGGCACCAAATTAGGCCGTTAACCACCAACACCAGTAACGCCAACCAAAACAACCCAGCTCCTTGCGCTCCTGCAAACGCCAGCATTAGCAAGAGGAAGGGCATTCCTGCTAATCCCCAGGTGAGTACCTGCATCCACCCATCCATTGGCGCCAGCGCAAACGCGTACCCCATCGCTATAGCGTCGCCACGTTGAGCAGCTCCATCTCTGGCACGGTACGTTTGATCAAGCCCGTCAGCACTTTACCCGGCCCCAGTTCCACCGCCCGCGTGACCCCGAGCGCCGCCAACTGCAAAACAATCTCGCGCCAGCGCACGCCCGTCGTCATCTGGGTCAACAATCGCTGCTTCAGCAAGGCGCCATCGGTGCTCGGCGTTGGGTCCGTGTTGGAAAGAACTGGAATCCGCGCATCGGCGAAGGGGACGGTGGCGAGATAGGCGTTGAACTGAGCCGCTGCCTCGGCCATGAAGGGAGAATGAAACGCCCCACTGACTGCTAGGGGCACGGCGCGTTTGACGCTCACCTTGTCTAAGACAGTCGCGATGCCCACCGGCGTTCCGGAGATGACCACTTGTCCTGGATGGTTGTCATTGGCCAGCACCACTTCCGATGTTTGCGCGAGCACTTGGTCTAATTGGTCCCGGTCCGGCTCTAACAGCGCCACCATTTGCCCGCCGCTGGCCTGGTCCATCAATTCTGCCCGCAATTTCACCAGCCGTAATCCCGTCCCAAAGTCATAAACCCCCGCCCGGTACAGCGCCACAAATTCCCCCAAACTATGTCCAGCCACGTAATCGGGCATGAATGCTGTGTAAAGGTCCGCCAAGATGGTTTCAACCACGTACAGACAGGGCTGGGTG of the Gloeomargarita sp. SKYB120 genome contains:
- the cimA gene encoding citramalate synthase, with the translated sequence MSGERIWLYDTTLRDGAQREGLSLSLEDKLQIAHLLDQLGVHYIEGGWPGANPKDMQFFWQMQQEPLTQARLVAFCSTRRPRTTAAEDPLIQGILAAGTPWVTVFGKSWDLHVTEGLGTTLTHNLDMIADTITYLRQQQRHVFYDAEHWFDGYLANPDYALATLETAYQAGAEWLVLCDTNGGMLPHQISEIVQQVKARFPDAQIGIHTHNDSGTAAANAIAAVQSGARMVQGTINGYGERCGNADLCTLIPNLQLKLKYDCIRPEQLTRLVEVSRAVSERVNLAPDDHAPYVGASAFAHKGGVHVSAVGKNPATYEHIPPEVVGNRRRVVISEQSGLSNIVAKARELGLPLDRSHPAAKEVLRRLKELEGQGYQFEAAEASFELLVREVLGQRRPAFVLHGFQVHCQTQAQGNGHWSSSVATVKVEVDGQELITAAEGNGPVSALDNALRRALVNFYPQIKEFQLSDYKVRVLDGQSGSAATTRVLVEFTHGTHRWTTVGVSTNIIEASYQAVAEGLEYGLSRLRATAISQVQKV
- the fabD gene encoding ACP S-malonyltransferase, with amino-acid sequence MKTAWVFPGQGSQTAGMGLDLQRHPHAQNRFEEAAAILGWSVVECCTPPAEKLSQTRYTQPCLYVVETILADLYTAFMPDYVAGHSLGEFVALYRAGVYDFGTGLRLVKLRAELMDQASGGQMVALLEPDRDQLDQVLAQTSEVVLANDNHPGQVVISGTPVGIATVLDKVSVKRAVPLAVSGAFHSPFMAEAAAQFNAYLATVPFADARIPVLSNTDPTPSTDGALLKQRLLTQMTTGVRWREIVLQLAALGVTRAVELGPGKVLTGLIKRTVPEMELLNVATL
- a CDS encoding MBL fold metallo-hydrolase → MATGFTVRFWGVRGSIPVPGAATVRYGGNTPCVEVQAGGQRLIFDGGTGLRVLGQTLKHQTNLEAHLFFSHSHWDHIQGFPFFTPAYQAGNRLHIYGPAAHQGYSIKQSLSNQMLDPNFPVPLQVMQADLSFHDLLAGDVVTIGDVTVETGSLNHPNYALGYRVTWRGKTVVYASDTEHYPDRLDRSVVHLARQADVLIYDANYTDEEYNDPVNPRRGWGHSTWQAGVQVAKAAGVRQLVLFHHDANHDDDFLDQVEAQVRQIMPSSVLAREGMVLQLL